In one Winogradskyella sp. MH6 genomic region, the following are encoded:
- a CDS encoding outer membrane beta-barrel protein, with product MKKLSLVFALLFACFTFSQEKTFKITGTLIAEDSNLPIESATVYLERIKDSSIVSYTISDKNGFFKIEGRTFDERLNFFASYVGYGVYKKEIDVTKDVIDLKTISMQLDNQLNEVLIKSTAPITIKKDTLEFNVKSFKTKKDATVEDLLKQLPGVEVDEEGKITVNGKEVNKILVNGKPFFGDDPTITTKNLTKDIIEKIQVVDTKTKSEAFSGEAGDKENKTINLTIKEENNKGVFGRVAAGAGTDDRYEYAGMVNLFDNDRRISVLAGGNNINSPGFSFGELSKMFGNASSVYINSNGSFRFDGRSFGGGQGITTSRNAGLNYADVIGETVDISADYFNSSSNSENETITERETILADSRFFTNSRSRSDNDTDSHSANLEFEIETDSTFQINIEPSFGYSKTRTFYNSNEETLDEDMVLTNQSSVNSDVESYAREFSADISATKRFGSKGAFVRAELETNVSKQESDDFLNSVAEIFGTEPETIVRDQFTDGVNDSYGFSTQLTYRLPIIAKKFFLNFEYEFSRDKEKNRESTFDFNDVSQEFGEFNTALSTDFEYTDSRSIPTVGVTYSGEKFYTRLNIGYNIRTLENNDLLRPQFNVERQFKNLEASYRVNYRFSPKASIYGSYWLSNNPPALRQLQAFTDVSNPLSIIIGNPNLEPSNRHSFYAGYNGFDWQKRTGFYANVNASFTNNQVVSKTVIDPETLVRTTTYENVDGNSSFGVSATYSKEIKLDTLKSVKLNFRTRYNRSKNINFNNDVQYASTVNTITPRLGIDFIWDKVMELKPYYEINISNNAYDIEAFDDRNFTRHNAGLRTATFLPKKFEWENDIRFNYNPNVAQGFQKSAWFWNSTLTYSILKDKGLISLKVYDLLNQNTNARRIATQDYIQDSQSTVLRQYFMLGFSYKFNSLGSKGETRDDDFFFF from the coding sequence ATGAAAAAACTAAGTTTAGTTTTTGCATTACTCTTTGCATGTTTTACTTTTTCTCAAGAAAAAACTTTCAAAATTACAGGAACACTAATCGCCGAAGATTCTAATCTGCCCATAGAATCTGCAACAGTTTATTTAGAGCGTATTAAGGATAGTAGTATTGTTTCTTATACCATTTCAGACAAAAACGGCTTTTTTAAAATTGAAGGACGAACCTTTGATGAGCGTCTTAACTTTTTTGCATCTTATGTGGGTTATGGAGTCTATAAAAAGGAAATAGATGTAACAAAGGATGTGATAGATTTAAAGACCATTTCTATGCAGTTAGATAATCAGCTCAATGAAGTGCTTATAAAATCTACGGCTCCTATAACCATAAAAAAAGACACCTTAGAGTTTAATGTAAAGTCTTTTAAAACCAAAAAAGATGCAACTGTAGAAGATTTATTAAAGCAGTTGCCAGGAGTAGAAGTAGACGAAGAAGGTAAAATAACTGTAAATGGTAAAGAAGTAAATAAAATTTTGGTGAACGGAAAACCGTTTTTTGGTGATGACCCAACCATAACAACAAAAAATCTAACTAAAGATATTATTGAAAAAATTCAGGTTGTAGATACCAAAACAAAGTCCGAAGCTTTCTCTGGAGAAGCTGGAGACAAAGAAAATAAAACCATAAACCTAACCATAAAAGAAGAAAACAATAAAGGTGTTTTTGGTAGAGTTGCTGCTGGTGCTGGTACAGATGATCGCTACGAATACGCTGGTATGGTTAACCTTTTTGATAATGATAGACGTATCAGTGTTCTTGCAGGTGGAAATAATATAAACTCACCTGGTTTTAGTTTTGGTGAACTGTCTAAAATGTTTGGTAATGCCAGTAGTGTATATATTAATAGTAATGGTTCTTTTAGATTTGACGGTCGATCTTTTGGCGGAGGCCAAGGTATTACAACATCTAGAAATGCTGGCTTAAATTATGCCGATGTAATTGGAGAAACTGTAGATATTTCTGCAGATTATTTTAACTCATCCAGTAATTCTGAAAATGAAACCATAACAGAGCGCGAAACCATTTTAGCAGACTCAAGATTTTTTACAAATTCTAGATCGCGATCAGATAATGATACCGATAGCCATTCTGCAAATCTCGAATTTGAGATTGAAACAGATTCTACATTTCAAATTAATATAGAACCTTCTTTTGGGTATTCTAAAACCAGAACATTCTACAATAGCAATGAGGAAACTTTAGATGAAGATATGGTGCTTACCAATCAATCTTCGGTAAATTCTGATGTAGAAAGTTATGCTAGGGAATTTTCGGCAGATATATCTGCGACAAAGCGTTTTGGGAGCAAAGGCGCCTTTGTAAGAGCAGAGCTAGAAACTAATGTGAGCAAACAAGAAAGTGACGATTTTTTGAACTCGGTTGCTGAAATTTTTGGCACCGAACCAGAAACTATTGTTAGAGATCAGTTTACGGATGGAGTTAATGATAGTTATGGATTTTCAACTCAATTAACCTATAGGCTGCCAATAATTGCCAAGAAGTTTTTTCTAAATTTTGAATATGAGTTTTCAAGAGACAAAGAAAAAAATCGAGAGAGCACCTTTGATTTTAATGATGTTTCTCAAGAGTTTGGTGAGTTTAATACAGCATTGAGTACAGATTTTGAATATACAGACTCAAGGAGTATACCTACAGTTGGTGTAACTTACAGTGGTGAAAAATTTTATACAAGATTAAATATTGGTTATAATATTCGCACGTTAGAAAATAATGACTTATTGAGACCTCAGTTCAATGTAGAACGACAGTTTAAAAACTTGGAAGCAAGTTATAGAGTAAATTATCGATTTAGTCCTAAAGCCTCTATTTATGGTAGTTACTGGTTGAGTAATAATCCTCCAGCCTTGCGTCAGTTACAAGCATTTACAGATGTGTCAAACCCATTAAGCATTATCATTGGTAATCCTAACTTAGAGCCATCTAACAGACATAGTTTTTATGCAGGTTATAATGGGTTTGATTGGCAAAAACGAACAGGGTTTTACGCCAATGTCAATGCTAGTTTTACCAACAATCAGGTCGTTTCTAAAACAGTTATAGATCCTGAAACATTAGTGAGAACAACAACATATGAGAATGTAGATGGTAACTCTAGTTTTGGTGTGTCTGCTACTTATAGTAAGGAAATTAAGTTAGATACCTTAAAATCTGTAAAGCTTAATTTTAGAACACGATACAACAGAAGTAAGAACATCAACTTTAATAACGATGTGCAATACGCTAGTACAGTAAATACTATAACTCCACGATTAGGTATAGATTTTATTTGGGATAAGGTGATGGAATTAAAACCTTATTACGAAATCAATATTTCAAACAATGCCTATGATATTGAAGCGTTTGATGACAGAAACTTTACGCGTCACAATGCAGGATTAAGAACAGCAACGTTCTTGCCCAAGAAATTTGAGTGGGAAAACGATATTCGATTTAATTATAATCCTAATGTGGCTCAAGGCTTTCAGAAAAGTGCATGGTTTTGGAACTCTACTTTAACTTATAGTATTCTAAAAGATAAAGGGTTGATTTCTTTAAAAGTGTACGATTTACTTAATCAAAACACCAATGCAAGACGTATAGCAACACAAGATTATATTCAAGATTCTCAAAGTACTGTTTTACGACAATACTTTATGCTTGGCTTTAGCTACAAGTTTAATAGCTTGGGTTCTAAAGGCGAGACTAGAGATGATGATTTCTTCTTTTTTTAG
- a CDS encoding T9SS type B sorting domain-containing protein, with the protein MKIHKLFLFGALVLSFRLFAQDAPPEISVIGEQYYCSDTPMNIVTSVSITDPNPEDTTLQEVFIQIAEGYELGEDTLVLSGVHPNISSVWNAAQGQLALFGPATFAEFESAIEDVLFQTTQTNFTQDRQFSINLGNANYLPSTGHYYFYVSSPGITWTQARDAAANQDYYGLTGYLATITSEEEVQLTGEQTSGTGWIGASDAETEGTWKWETGPEAGTVFWQGTANGNPVNGEFSYWNSGEPNNAGDEDYAHITSPNIGILGSWNDLAVTGDTNPGGDYHPQGYIVEFGGLPNEPEINLSAYSTIIMPRILSEDVSVCGTEQVTINIESSTNQADWYTSETSIIPVYSGLSYNVMLTESTTFWIDPSVSMCSNASQRFPVAVTVNPIPSVNDITIVQCEDEVIDGSANFNLSEYNDAIVSGDLSNIEVAYYSDADFLNQIDDQSYINTVNNQTVFVVATNTITQCSNQAEVLLVVNTELSQSVTLEACDSLDETGLVSFDLMVAETVIYANEGFDKEVEGFYETYNDALLLQNPLNTNYTNNQPYYQVIYARVQQDGNCHSIVEVVLNVKPLPELLEDETVFYCLNTFPETISLYGGIVNDVPNNYYYNWSTGETTINIDVNEPGTYTVDVTRPNGCTNQRVITVLASNTATIETIEITDISENNTITILASGEGEYLYALDDENGPYQESNTFEDVAAGVHTVYIKDIKADCGIVSEDISVLGFPKFFTPNGDTVNDTWQISGFSSQFPVTASVKVFNRFGKLITILNESNSQWDGTYNGKLLPSDDYWFEAKLAEGRTFKGHFALKR; encoded by the coding sequence ATGAAAATCCATAAGTTGTTTTTGTTTGGTGCATTAGTACTATCATTTAGGCTATTTGCTCAAGACGCTCCGCCAGAAATAAGTGTAATAGGAGAGCAGTATTATTGTTCAGATACTCCAATGAATATTGTGACATCTGTTTCTATTACAGACCCAAACCCAGAAGATACAACCTTACAAGAGGTATTTATACAAATTGCAGAAGGTTATGAGTTAGGTGAAGATACATTAGTTTTAAGTGGTGTACATCCAAATATCTCTTCAGTTTGGAATGCAGCTCAGGGGCAACTTGCATTATTTGGACCAGCAACTTTTGCAGAGTTCGAATCTGCAATTGAGGATGTGCTTTTTCAGACCACTCAAACCAACTTTACACAAGATAGACAGTTTTCTATAAATCTTGGTAATGCTAATTATTTACCAAGTACAGGTCATTATTATTTTTATGTCTCTAGTCCTGGTATAACTTGGACGCAAGCTAGAGACGCAGCTGCTAATCAAGATTATTATGGATTAACAGGTTATTTGGCAACAATAACTTCAGAAGAAGAAGTACAATTAACTGGTGAGCAAACCTCTGGTACCGGATGGATAGGTGCATCAGATGCAGAAACAGAGGGAACGTGGAAATGGGAAACAGGACCAGAAGCAGGTACCGTTTTTTGGCAAGGTACTGCTAATGGCAATCCAGTAAATGGTGAGTTTTCATATTGGAATTCTGGAGAACCTAACAACGCAGGTGATGAAGATTATGCACATATAACTTCACCAAATATTGGTATCCTTGGGTCTTGGAATGATCTAGCTGTTACAGGAGATACAAATCCTGGTGGTGATTATCATCCTCAAGGATATATTGTAGAATTTGGAGGATTGCCCAATGAGCCCGAAATTAATCTCTCCGCATATAGTACTATTATAATGCCGAGGATTTTGTCTGAAGATGTATCCGTTTGTGGTACAGAACAGGTAACAATAAATATAGAGTCTTCAACTAACCAAGCGGATTGGTATACTTCAGAAACTTCTATAATTCCAGTCTATTCAGGGCTTTCATATAATGTTATGTTAACAGAATCTACAACGTTTTGGATAGATCCTTCCGTGTCAATGTGTTCTAACGCATCACAGCGTTTTCCTGTTGCGGTAACGGTTAATCCAATACCAAGTGTAAACGATATTACAATAGTACAATGTGAGGATGAGGTTATAGATGGTTCTGCAAATTTCAATCTAAGTGAATACAATGATGCTATTGTAAGTGGAGATTTGTCTAATATCGAGGTTGCATACTATTCTGATGCCGATTTTTTAAATCAGATTGATGATCAGAGTTATATCAATACAGTCAATAATCAAACCGTTTTTGTTGTAGCAACCAATACAATAACACAATGTAGTAATCAGGCAGAAGTACTTTTGGTTGTAAATACTGAGTTGTCTCAATCTGTTACTTTAGAAGCGTGTGATAGTTTAGATGAAACAGGATTGGTAAGCTTTGATCTCATGGTAGCAGAAACAGTTATTTATGCAAACGAAGGGTTTGATAAAGAGGTTGAAGGGTTTTATGAAACCTATAACGATGCTTTGCTGCTTCAAAACCCGTTAAATACTAATTACACAAATAACCAACCGTACTATCAAGTTATTTATGCTCGTGTTCAACAAGATGGTAATTGTCATAGTATAGTTGAAGTGGTGTTGAATGTTAAGCCACTTCCTGAACTCTTAGAGGACGAAACCGTTTTTTATTGTTTAAATACATTTCCGGAAACCATTTCACTATATGGAGGTATAGTTAATGATGTGCCAAACAATTATTATTACAACTGGTCAACAGGAGAAACAACAATTAATATTGATGTTAACGAACCAGGAACATACACGGTAGATGTTACAAGACCAAATGGTTGTACAAATCAGCGTGTGATTACGGTTTTAGCTTCTAACACAGCTACGATTGAAACGATTGAAATAACGGACATTTCTGAGAATAATACCATTACAATTTTAGCCTCAGGAGAAGGTGAATATCTCTATGCCTTAGATGATGAAAATGGACCATATCAAGAGTCTAATACTTTTGAAGATGTGGCAGCAGGAGTGCATACAGTTTACATCAAAGACATAAAAGCAGATTGTGGTATTGTTTCAGAAGATATATCAGTTTTAGGATTTCCAAAATTCTTTACACCAAATGGTGATACAGTTAATGATACCTGGCAGATTAGTGGATTCTCATCTCAGTTTCCTGTAACTGCTTCGGTTAAGGTTTTTAATCGATTTGGAAAACTCATCACAATTCTGAATGAGTCAAACTCCCAATGGGATGGTACTTACAACGGGAAATTATTACCATCTGATGACTACTGGTTTGAGGCAAAATTAGCTGAAGGAAGAACTTTTAAAGGCCACTTCGCTTTAAAGCGTTAG
- the der gene encoding ribosome biogenesis GTPase Der: MGNIVAIVGRPNVGKSTFFNRLIKRREAIVDAVSGVTRDRHYGKTDWNGREFSLIDTGGYVVGSDDIFEAEIDKQVELAIDEADAIIFMVDVETGVTGMDEDVAKLLRKVEKPVFLVVNKVDNNKRGEDAVEFYSLGLGEYYTIASINGSGTGDLLDAVVEALPEKEEVEEEQLPRFAVVGRPNAGKSSFINALIGEDRYIVTDIAGTTRDSIDTKYNRFGFEFNLVDTAGIRRKSKVKEDLEFYSVMRSIRAIEHCDVCLLVLDATRGFDGQVQNIFWLAERNRKGVVILVNKWDLVEKDNKTAKEFEKYIRKEIAPFTDVPIIFISVLNKQRIFKAIETAVEVYKNRTKRIKTSVLNETLLPIIENNPPPAYKGKYVKIKYIMQLPTPQPQFAFFCNLPQYVKDPYRRFLENQLRDHFDFNGVPVSVYMRKK; the protein is encoded by the coding sequence ATGGGAAACATTGTTGCAATAGTAGGAAGACCAAATGTTGGTAAATCAACGTTTTTTAATCGTTTAATAAAAAGGCGTGAAGCTATAGTTGATGCCGTTAGTGGTGTAACTAGAGATCGTCATTATGGCAAAACCGATTGGAATGGAAGAGAGTTTTCACTCATTGATACTGGTGGTTATGTCGTTGGTAGTGATGATATTTTTGAAGCCGAAATAGACAAGCAAGTAGAGTTGGCTATAGACGAAGCAGATGCCATCATCTTTATGGTAGATGTAGAGACAGGTGTTACTGGTATGGATGAGGACGTGGCTAAGTTGTTGAGAAAGGTAGAAAAACCGGTTTTCCTTGTTGTAAATAAAGTAGATAACAATAAGCGAGGTGAAGATGCTGTTGAATTTTATTCGCTTGGTTTAGGTGAGTATTATACCATTGCGAGTATTAATGGTAGTGGAACGGGAGATTTATTAGATGCTGTTGTAGAAGCCTTACCAGAAAAAGAAGAAGTAGAAGAAGAGCAACTGCCAAGATTTGCTGTAGTTGGTCGTCCTAATGCTGGTAAATCATCATTTATAAATGCATTAATTGGAGAAGATCGCTACATCGTAACAGATATTGCTGGTACCACAAGAGATTCTATAGATACGAAGTATAATCGTTTTGGATTTGAATTTAATCTTGTAGATACTGCTGGTATTCGTCGTAAATCTAAAGTTAAAGAGGATTTAGAGTTTTACTCAGTAATGCGAAGCATAAGAGCTATAGAGCATTGTGATGTATGTTTGTTAGTTTTAGATGCAACAAGAGGATTTGATGGTCAGGTTCAGAACATTTTTTGGTTAGCTGAACGTAACAGAAAAGGGGTTGTAATTCTGGTAAATAAATGGGATTTGGTTGAAAAAGATAACAAAACAGCCAAAGAATTTGAGAAGTATATCAGAAAAGAAATAGCACCTTTTACAGATGTGCCAATTATATTTATTTCGGTATTAAATAAACAACGAATATTTAAAGCGATTGAAACGGCAGTTGAAGTTTATAAAAACCGTACGAAGCGTATTAAAACAAGTGTACTAAACGAAACGCTTTTACCAATTATAGAAAATAATCCTCCGCCAGCATACAAAGGAAAATATGTGAAGATAAAGTATATTATGCAGTTGCCAACTCCGCAACCACAGTTTGCATTTTTCTGTAATTTACCTCAATATGTTAAAGATCCTTACAGACGTTTTTTAGAAAATCAACTTAGAGATCACTTTGATTTTAATGGAGTACCTGTAAGTGTTTACATGCGAAAAAAGTAA
- a CDS encoding GTP-binding protein, which produces MKLILFAMELSNEIILRPRFKFNVNQDNESLLSLFETEGKNQSEFIVTRVDDHVFIKIPKVNQHFWSPQLHLEINEDYDNKQLSTIYGLFGPNPTVWTMFMFFHFAVAGFFIGFGIWAYVNWSLGNNFAIQLFVTLLMVVVWFALYFSGRLGKKAGMEQMHQLHHFMRDTLRSKDIHAVE; this is translated from the coding sequence TTGAAATTAATATTATTTGCAATGGAACTTTCTAACGAAATTATTTTAAGACCACGATTTAAATTCAATGTCAATCAAGACAATGAAAGTTTGCTTTCACTATTTGAAACTGAAGGTAAAAACCAGTCAGAATTTATAGTAACTCGTGTCGATGACCATGTATTTATAAAGATACCAAAAGTCAATCAGCATTTTTGGTCACCACAATTGCATCTTGAAATCAATGAGGATTACGACAATAAGCAGCTTAGCACCATTTATGGCCTATTTGGACCTAACCCAACAGTATGGACCATGTTTATGTTCTTTCACTTTGCTGTTGCAGGTTTCTTTATTGGCTTTGGGATTTGGGCTTATGTTAATTGGTCTTTGGGAAATAATTTTGCCATACAACTTTTTGTTACCTTACTTATGGTAGTTGTATGGTTTGCTCTTTATTTTAGTGGAAGACTTGGTAAAAAAGCTGGTATGGAACAAATGCACCAGCTACACCACTTTATGCGAGACACCTTACGTAGTAAAGACATCCATGCAGTCGAATAA
- the era gene encoding GTPase Era translates to MHKAGFVNIIGNPNVGKSTLMNAFVGEKLSIITSKAQTTRHRILGIVNGEDFQMVLSDTPGIIKPAYELQSSMMDFVKSAFEDADVLIYMVEIGEKELKDEAFFKKITNSKIPVLLLLNKIDNSNQEQLEAQAELWQSKVPNAEFYPISALNGFNVQNVFQRIIELLPESPPFYPKDQLTDKPERFFVNEAIREKILLHYKKEIPYSVEVDTEEFFEEENIIRIRSVIMVERDTQKGIIIGHKGSALKRVGVEARKDLEKFFGKQIHLELYVKVNKNWRSNQNQLRRFGYNQK, encoded by the coding sequence ATGCATAAAGCTGGTTTTGTAAATATTATTGGTAATCCCAACGTCGGTAAATCTACCTTAATGAATGCCTTTGTTGGTGAAAAGCTGTCTATTATAACCTCAAAAGCACAAACGACAAGACACCGAATTTTGGGAATTGTTAATGGTGAAGACTTCCAAATGGTGTTAAGTGATACACCAGGAATTATAAAACCTGCTTATGAGCTGCAATCCTCAATGATGGATTTTGTAAAATCTGCTTTTGAAGATGCTGATGTACTTATTTACATGGTAGAAATAGGCGAGAAGGAACTTAAGGATGAAGCCTTTTTTAAGAAGATTACCAACTCTAAAATTCCAGTATTATTACTACTGAATAAAATTGATAACTCAAATCAAGAGCAATTAGAAGCGCAAGCTGAGCTATGGCAAAGTAAAGTGCCTAATGCTGAGTTTTATCCAATTTCTGCTTTAAATGGATTTAATGTTCAAAATGTATTTCAGAGAATAATTGAGTTATTACCAGAGTCACCTCCATTTTATCCAAAGGATCAATTAACCGATAAGCCAGAGCGCTTTTTTGTTAATGAAGCGATTAGAGAAAAAATATTACTGCACTATAAAAAGGAAATCCCATATTCTGTAGAGGTTGATACCGAAGAGTTTTTTGAAGAGGAAAATATTATAAGAATTCGTTCTGTTATTATGGTAGAGCGCGATACGCAAAAAGGTATCATAATTGGTCATAAAGGTTCAGCTTTAAAACGCGTTGGAGTAGAAGCTAGAAAAGATTTAGAAAAGTTTTTTGGTAAGCAAATTCACTTAGAATTGTATGTTAAGGTGAACAAAAACTGGAGAAGTAACCAAAATCAGCTAAGACGTTTTGGTTATAATCAAAAGTAA
- a CDS encoding formate--tetrahydrofolate ligase, which produces MTDLQIAKKVKLKPITEIAEKFGIDPNNIEMYGNDKAKLPLSCINRNKAKKSNLILVSAISPTPAGEGKTTISIGLSEALNQLNKKTTVVLREPSLGPVFGIKGGATGGGYSQVLPLEDINLHFTGDFSAIEKAHNLLAAVIDNNIQSKTNSLGLDPRTITWKRVVDMNDRALRRIIVGLGGTSSGIPRETGFDITAASEIMAILCISKDLSDLKKRLGNIFIGYTFSKQPIYARDLKVAGAMATLLKHAIKPNLVQTIEGNPAIIHGGPFANIAQGTNSVIGTLMGMSFSDYTVTEAGFGFDLGAEKFFDIKCQSANISPKAVVLTTTIRALKYHGGADLKTLNEPNVEALRQGLPNLEKHLENIKQFGVTPIIAINKFKSDTKEEIQLIKDLAKIKNIRVAVADVWAKGGKGALKLAEHVIEVAEASKAKFKPLYDWNMDIETKIETIAQKIYGAEHVDYNTNAKRQLTRIKELGLENLPVCIAKTQKSLSDNPKLLGRPKDFIITVREIEIASGAGFLIPITGEIMRMPGLPTHPASEGIDISDSGEISGLF; this is translated from the coding sequence ATGACTGATCTTCAGATTGCCAAAAAAGTAAAACTAAAGCCCATAACCGAAATTGCCGAGAAGTTTGGTATTGATCCAAATAATATTGAAATGTACGGTAATGATAAAGCCAAGCTTCCTTTGTCTTGCATTAACAGAAATAAAGCCAAGAAAAGTAATCTTATACTGGTTTCTGCAATCTCACCTACTCCTGCCGGCGAAGGTAAAACAACTATTTCCATCGGGTTATCTGAAGCCCTCAACCAATTAAACAAAAAAACAACTGTTGTTTTAAGAGAACCTTCTTTGGGTCCTGTGTTTGGTATAAAAGGAGGAGCAACTGGTGGTGGTTATTCGCAAGTTTTACCTTTAGAAGATATTAACTTACACTTTACTGGTGATTTCTCAGCCATTGAAAAAGCACACAACTTATTAGCTGCAGTAATAGACAATAATATACAAAGCAAGACCAATTCTCTTGGTTTAGACCCAAGAACCATTACATGGAAACGTGTTGTGGACATGAATGACAGAGCGCTACGACGTATTATTGTTGGTCTTGGAGGTACATCGTCTGGTATACCAAGAGAAACAGGATTTGACATTACAGCCGCTTCTGAGATTATGGCAATTTTATGTATTTCAAAAGATCTTAGTGACCTCAAGAAGCGACTAGGAAATATCTTTATTGGTTACACATTTTCGAAACAGCCTATATATGCTAGAGACTTAAAAGTCGCTGGAGCTATGGCCACACTTTTAAAACATGCTATAAAACCCAATTTAGTACAAACCATTGAAGGTAATCCAGCTATAATTCATGGCGGACCATTTGCTAATATTGCTCAAGGTACCAACTCCGTTATAGGCACTTTAATGGGAATGTCTTTTTCTGATTATACTGTAACTGAAGCTGGTTTTGGTTTTGACTTAGGTGCTGAGAAATTTTTTGATATTAAATGCCAAAGTGCCAACATATCTCCAAAAGCTGTCGTGTTAACCACAACAATACGTGCCCTTAAATATCATGGAGGTGCCGATTTAAAAACTTTAAATGAACCAAATGTTGAGGCACTGAGACAAGGCCTTCCTAATTTGGAAAAACATCTTGAAAATATTAAACAATTTGGAGTTACTCCTATTATAGCTATCAACAAATTTAAATCTGATACCAAAGAAGAAATTCAACTCATAAAAGATTTAGCTAAGATTAAAAATATTAGAGTTGCCGTAGCTGATGTTTGGGCTAAAGGAGGTAAAGGAGCGTTAAAACTTGCCGAACATGTTATTGAAGTTGCAGAAGCCAGTAAAGCAAAATTTAAACCGCTTTACGATTGGAATATGGATATTGAAACAAAAATTGAAACCATTGCCCAAAAAATATATGGCGCAGAACATGTAGATTATAACACCAATGCAAAACGGCAACTAACCAGAATAAAGGAGCTTGGCTTGGAAAACTTACCTGTTTGTATAGCCAAAACTCAAAAATCATTGTCAGATAATCCTAAATTACTGGGCAGACCAAAAGATTTTATAATTACGGTACGTGAGATTGAGATTGCATCTGGAGCTGGTTTTTTAATTCCTATTACTGGCGAAATAATGCGTATGCCTGGTTTACCAACGCATCCAGCATCTGAAGGTATTGACATTAGCGACAGTGGTGAAATTAGTGGTTTGTTTTAA
- a CDS encoding RNA methyltransferase, whose product MTDNFVNEFFGIGIQNGKTPENLGVLWRSAQNLGASFIFTIGNRYAKQACDTHNAVKSMPYFHYETFDEFFNNLPKGARLVGVELTDEAVDLETFHHPRRCVYLLGAEDHGLSNQAIEKSHFLVKFKSQLSLNVSVAGSIVMYDRGINKPRS is encoded by the coding sequence ATGACAGACAATTTTGTAAACGAATTTTTTGGTATAGGTATACAAAATGGTAAAACGCCAGAGAATCTTGGTGTACTATGGAGATCAGCCCAAAACTTAGGTGCTAGTTTTATTTTTACCATTGGTAATCGGTATGCAAAACAAGCCTGCGATACACATAATGCTGTAAAATCGATGCCTTATTTTCATTATGAAACTTTTGATGAATTTTTTAATAATTTACCTAAAGGTGCGCGTTTAGTAGGTGTAGAGTTAACAGATGAAGCGGTAGATTTAGAAACATTTCATCATCCAAGACGATGTGTTTATCTTCTCGGAGCCGAAGACCATGGACTCTCTAATCAAGCCATAGAAAAGAGTCATTTTTTGGTGAAATTCAAATCACAATTAAGCCTTAATGTGTCTGTAGCAGGTAGTATTGTAATGTACGACAGAGGAATTAATAAGCCTAGATCGTAA
- a CDS encoding universal stress protein has product MLSVLLPTDFSENSKNAITYALELYKNEDCKFHFLHCYPPVIFSYEYQIEKGLIGKDIHKILQEESKERLYEFALSLMRKHGMEQEFEVEVVKGFLPDRISRAVSDNNIDLIVMGTKGETDSDRVIFGSNTTQIINKRCCPVIAVPDDYKFAGLENILFPSDLNLSFKHKHFQPILKILELHKSNIKVLHITMQELTSLQKIHKEFIKETFTDYKTTYDILEEKDIADVVYDYQQEHKSELLVMINNKHSFFENLFFKPTISKIAMHLQTPFMVIPA; this is encoded by the coding sequence ATGTTATCTGTCTTGTTGCCTACCGATTTTTCAGAGAATTCTAAAAATGCTATTACCTACGCTTTAGAATTATATAAAAATGAAGACTGTAAATTTCACTTTTTGCACTGCTATCCTCCAGTCATCTTTTCTTATGAATATCAAATAGAGAAAGGACTTATTGGAAAAGATATCCATAAAATTCTTCAGGAAGAATCTAAAGAGCGACTTTATGAGTTTGCGCTTTCTTTAATGCGAAAACATGGTATGGAACAAGAGTTCGAGGTTGAAGTCGTAAAAGGCTTTTTACCAGATCGTATTTCGAGAGCAGTGTCTGATAATAATATAGATCTCATTGTCATGGGAACAAAAGGAGAAACAGACTCTGACAGAGTAATTTTTGGCAGCAATACCACACAAATTATAAACAAACGTTGCTGTCCTGTTATTGCTGTACCAGATGATTATAAGTTTGCTGGTTTAGAGAATATATTATTCCCTTCAGATTTAAATCTGTCGTTTAAACACAAGCATTTTCAACCAATCCTAAAAATATTAGAATTACATAAAAGCAATATTAAAGTTCTGCATATAACAATGCAAGAACTCACATCCTTACAAAAAATTCATAAAGAGTTTATAAAGGAAACATTTACGGATTACAAAACAACATACGATATTTTAGAAGAGAAAGACATTGCAGATGTGGTCTATGATTATCAACAAGAGCATAAATCTGAATTACTTGTGATGATTAACAACAAACATTCCTTTTTTGAAAACCTGTTCTTTAAACCAACAATATCAAAAATTGCAATGCATTTACAGACACCTTTTATGGTGATTCCTGCGTAA